One Haloarcula sp. CBA1127 genomic window carries:
- a CDS encoding Ig-like domain-containing protein: MARPAYVPDSAEDITNHGVVQDHNPDDPDLSAAQEVLNALHRAMDAAGPNGSIFVPEGTYYFGSEDVYSLIELGGSQPRGISVYGEGPAKSTLAVTEHMDPAVISNQTAFIYDGDADHGDVEIRGLTLDVNAPNLGDLNQHSGGADGFSLAGDPLSFSLYNVRITDTYTRGIRCRQYLSSARYCTLNRIGIEYHKDSGSNTHPFDSLQTPKGSTTVIENCKIKNCPGSAINIRYGDGTYRIRNVYAAGTGSQFLKLSAGERVELRRINHTAYTAELESLLPDEPNDGFLGRHFIQSLGDRGDTSVTLDMEQVSTKNHTSYAFQVRDSVGGPSDITWIGDRIAFTGSNRYTDDEVIRDRQGAAFKNVDVGEISVHDTDAQVFETEDSYGSIATLSTGNVGSVGSMGDINVGSHLSGGSALNVDVPSEDEVGAKSQSSTEEETTTTETVDDSQNGLPDWTARWGGDPSDWSVVSNDSTTGDAYVEFSAGSVNSHAMSWDDVGKNTDIEVLGLVRVGSEDSDGDGWGRLIGRGGTDASGNMVGYSAWFVRSNGSIKLRVEKDFNGSQTTIGETVANSNPLDEWSYLRLRINGSSVQAKNWSYGATEPDSWDIDVTDGDVTDPGWTGIGSWSSDTQMFDFFSVGTSGEPARLDDARPEIAWQQPLSEETVDGTVTLKISVTDAEDAAGTPTVEYRVDGDTWSTASFNSDTGYYEDSWDTSGLSDGNHTLDATVTDSAGNSDSSSITVATDNSGTSPDVNGLSVSQVETDTTDAGFAIDWEVSDSDGDLSIVDLGLYDETNNEQEDTKSVDVSGGSATGTTELIASGDGGTGNEYTVVLTATDNSGNGTSATASSSASGDGLKPQIGRFSVSESQKGDGKANITVVWDVHSSDSELRSVDIDVAGSDAVVESVQWEVNGNTASDIDMFNIDQVTETNYSIQLTVVNSSGKSVSATKAVSV, encoded by the coding sequence ATGGCTAGACCGGCCTACGTGCCCGATAGTGCCGAAGACATCACGAATCACGGTGTTGTTCAAGATCACAATCCGGATGATCCAGACCTCTCAGCTGCACAAGAAGTTTTAAACGCGCTTCATCGTGCTATGGACGCTGCTGGGCCGAACGGATCGATATTTGTTCCGGAAGGGACCTACTACTTCGGTAGTGAGGACGTCTACTCCCTCATAGAACTAGGTGGAAGTCAGCCACGTGGCATCTCAGTTTACGGCGAAGGGCCTGCTAAGTCCACACTTGCAGTGACTGAACACATGGACCCTGCGGTTATCTCGAACCAGACGGCGTTTATCTACGATGGGGATGCAGACCATGGGGATGTCGAGATTCGTGGGCTTACGCTGGACGTAAACGCTCCCAATCTGGGCGATCTCAACCAGCACAGCGGCGGAGCAGATGGGTTCTCGCTTGCTGGTGATCCACTGTCGTTCTCGTTGTACAATGTTCGGATTACGGATACCTATACACGGGGTATTAGATGCAGGCAGTACCTCTCATCCGCGAGATACTGTACCCTCAACCGGATCGGAATCGAATATCACAAAGACAGCGGATCAAATACACATCCGTTTGACTCGCTACAGACGCCGAAAGGTAGCACCACTGTCATCGAAAACTGTAAAATAAAGAACTGTCCAGGCAGTGCAATAAACATTCGATACGGTGACGGAACCTACCGAATCCGGAACGTGTACGCCGCTGGGACAGGTAGTCAGTTCCTCAAACTCTCCGCCGGAGAGAGGGTTGAACTGCGACGCATCAACCACACAGCATACACAGCGGAACTGGAATCACTGCTCCCGGACGAGCCGAACGACGGATTCCTCGGTCGACACTTCATTCAGAGCCTGGGGGACCGTGGGGACACCAGCGTGACGTTGGATATGGAACAAGTGTCAACGAAGAATCACACTTCGTATGCATTCCAAGTCCGTGATTCGGTGGGTGGCCCATCTGATATCACGTGGATCGGCGATAGAATCGCATTCACCGGTTCGAACAGGTACACTGATGATGAGGTCATCCGCGACCGACAGGGGGCAGCGTTCAAGAACGTTGATGTTGGTGAGATATCGGTTCACGACACCGATGCGCAGGTGTTTGAAACCGAGGACTCGTACGGCTCTATCGCCACGCTCTCAACGGGTAACGTCGGTAGCGTCGGAAGCATGGGAGACATCAATGTAGGCAGTCACCTCTCCGGAGGGAGCGCGCTGAATGTGGATGTCCCGAGCGAGGACGAGGTCGGAGCGAAGAGCCAGAGTAGTACAGAGGAGGAAACGACTACTACTGAGACCGTAGACGACTCACAGAATGGCCTTCCAGACTGGACAGCCCGGTGGGGCGGTGACCCCTCGGATTGGTCAGTCGTCTCGAATGATTCAACAACGGGCGACGCATATGTCGAGTTCAGTGCCGGTTCAGTTAATTCGCATGCAATGTCCTGGGACGATGTCGGCAAAAATACCGATATCGAGGTACTTGGACTGGTCCGTGTCGGATCGGAAGACAGCGATGGCGACGGCTGGGGCCGTTTGATCGGACGGGGAGGCACCGACGCCAGCGGAAATATGGTCGGTTATTCGGCCTGGTTTGTTCGAAGCAATGGGAGCATCAAACTCCGCGTTGAGAAGGACTTCAATGGGTCACAAACCACAATTGGCGAAACTGTGGCCAATTCAAACCCCCTTGATGAATGGAGCTATCTTCGGCTCCGTATCAATGGTTCATCTGTACAAGCCAAAAACTGGAGCTATGGCGCGACGGAGCCTGATTCGTGGGATATAGACGTAACTGACGGGGACGTCACCGATCCGGGATGGACTGGGATCGGCTCTTGGTCGAGTGACACTCAGATGTTTGATTTCTTCAGTGTCGGTACCAGCGGTGAACCAGCTAGGCTTGACGACGCCAGGCCGGAAATCGCGTGGCAACAGCCCCTTTCTGAAGAAACAGTAGACGGAACAGTCACCTTGAAAATCAGCGTAACTGATGCCGAAGACGCTGCTGGCACGCCCACCGTAGAGTATCGCGTCGACGGTGATACGTGGTCGACTGCGTCGTTCAACTCGGATACGGGATACTATGAGGACAGCTGGGACACCTCAGGGCTATCAGACGGAAACCACACGCTTGATGCCACGGTGACCGACTCAGCCGGGAACTCGGATTCGAGCAGCATTACCGTTGCCACTGACAACAGTGGTACCAGCCCTGATGTCAACGGTCTATCGGTTTCACAGGTCGAGACAGACACTACAGATGCGGGCTTTGCGATTGACTGGGAGGTCAGCGATTCGGACGGGGATCTCTCGATCGTCGATCTGGGCCTGTACGATGAAACCAACAACGAGCAAGAAGATACGAAGAGTGTTGATGTCTCGGGTGGCTCGGCTACAGGAACAACGGAGCTCATAGCGAGTGGAGACGGCGGAACTGGAAACGAGTACACCGTTGTGCTGACCGCGACAGACAATAGTGGAAACGGCACGTCTGCTACCGCGTCATCGTCCGCATCTGGAGACGGCTTGAAACCACAGATCGGACGATTCAGTGTCTCCGAATCTCAAAAGGGTGACGGCAAAGCTAATATCACTGTCGTGTGGGACGTGCATAGTAGTGATAGCGAACTCCGGTCCGTTGACATCGATGTGGCTGGTTCAGATGCCGTGGTAGAGAGCGTCCAGTGGGAAGTCAACGGAAATACGGCTTCGGATATAGATATGTTCAATATCGATCAGGTCACCGAGACCAACTACAGTATTCAACTCACAGTGGTCAATAGTAGCGGGAAGTCTGTCTCTGCAACCAAAGCGGTAAGCGTCTAA
- a CDS encoding chitin-binding protein gives MTIITGILYTWLPGFHRGAGEPPDGNGTEKSGKASVQQTATPTRPTDEPEVVQNAENISDYGSEPNPSDPSAAAARRNLNAILKAARAAGHGGTIFVPEGEYYFGRDDSGYSPYVEFGGTVPAGISIIGEGANKSALAITRHASAENRSNQSGFIWYDGYDHGTVEIADIKLDGNYENVSGLAENNGGSWGLQMSENGNFHLKRAWIRGWHLAGVRGRAVLRSVTNCTFQDNGIGRHNATSGKSNSHHISVRPQAGDEFTVKNSCFIDCAGNAINIRFGDGVTKIHNCYVSGTGSGLCKMSAGKVVELKNIYHRANTPSLEQKVDKRDIGPDFHGRFFINNLGNRGTTPTTVIMDNVLSRDMSDYAFQAQDAIGDGPMNVIWKGDMIAIYNTNRARDEAVIRDHGAGKFSNIDIGRLSIHNSKAKAFMFTSSQGTINTFNHSSTDGIGNAGDVTINANNQGQERFSPAVPSIEEVGVSPLTSGEDVAGNLDSRKR, from the coding sequence GTGACTATCATCACAGGCATACTCTACACCTGGCTACCGGGTTTCCATAGGGGTGCTGGTGAACCTCCAGACGGAAACGGGACTGAAAAGTCTGGTAAGGCGTCGGTTCAGCAGACTGCAACGCCCACGCGACCGACTGACGAGCCCGAGGTCGTCCAGAACGCCGAAAATATTAGTGACTACGGTTCAGAGCCGAATCCGAGCGATCCCAGTGCGGCAGCAGCGAGGCGAAATCTCAACGCCATTCTCAAGGCTGCAAGGGCTGCCGGCCATGGAGGAACAATATTTGTTCCTGAAGGAGAGTACTATTTCGGCCGTGACGATTCAGGCTATAGCCCATACGTGGAGTTCGGTGGAACTGTGCCTGCTGGTATTTCAATCATCGGAGAGGGGGCGAACAAATCAGCATTGGCAATTACCAGACATGCTTCTGCTGAAAACCGTTCAAACCAGAGCGGCTTTATCTGGTACGACGGATACGATCACGGGACCGTCGAGATCGCAGATATCAAACTGGACGGGAACTACGAAAACGTCAGCGGACTTGCGGAGAACAACGGAGGTTCTTGGGGCCTCCAGATGTCGGAAAACGGCAATTTCCATCTCAAGCGTGCATGGATTCGGGGGTGGCATTTAGCGGGGGTTCGTGGCCGTGCTGTCCTCAGATCTGTCACAAACTGTACGTTTCAGGATAACGGGATCGGGCGCCACAACGCGACCAGCGGAAAATCGAACTCTCACCATATCTCTGTCCGACCGCAGGCAGGCGACGAGTTTACTGTCAAGAACAGCTGTTTCATCGACTGTGCTGGAAACGCGATCAATATTAGGTTTGGCGATGGAGTTACCAAAATTCATAACTGTTATGTCAGTGGTACGGGGTCTGGGCTGTGTAAAATGTCCGCGGGCAAGGTCGTAGAACTGAAGAATATCTACCACAGAGCGAACACCCCCTCTCTAGAGCAGAAGGTCGATAAGCGGGATATCGGGCCCGATTTCCACGGCCGATTTTTCATTAATAACCTCGGGAACCGAGGAACCACTCCGACCACCGTCATCATGGACAACGTTCTCTCTAGAGACATGTCTGATTACGCGTTCCAAGCACAGGACGCCATCGGAGATGGCCCGATGAACGTGATATGGAAGGGAGACATGATTGCGATTTATAATACCAACCGTGCTCGGGACGAGGCAGTCATTCGCGACCATGGTGCTGGGAAGTTCTCCAACATCGACATTGGTCGGCTATCTATACACAATTCGAAAGCTAAGGCATTCATGTTCACCAGCTCTCAAGGCACAATAAATACATTCAACCACTCCAGCACAGATGGAATTGGGAACGCAGGTGACGTTACCATCAACGCAAACAACCAAGGCCAAGAGCGCTTCAGTCCAGCGGTTCCCAGCATAGAAGAGGTAGGAGTGAGCCCACTCACCTCTGGTGAAGACGTAGCCGGAAACCTGGATAGCCGGAAGAGGTGA